The following are encoded in a window of Panicum virgatum strain AP13 chromosome 5N, P.virgatum_v5, whole genome shotgun sequence genomic DNA:
- the LOC120675374 gene encoding lipid phosphate phosphatase 2-like isoform X2, translating into MMTDLRYPMKDNTVPFWAVPIIGIIGPMLIITAIYFKRRNVYDLHHAILGLLFSVLITAVLTDAIKDGVGRPRPDFFWRCFPDGKPDYNNFTTGAICHGKASVIKEGHKSFPSGHTSWSFAGLGFLSWYLAGKIKVFDRKGHVAKLCIVLSPLLLAALVAVSRVDDYWHHWQDVCTGGLLGLTVASICYLQFFPLPSDENGLWPHAYFRHILEPEGENQVQPTSMSRRNSIHNGSFHGPDAVEMRSTSQALDSMEAGRRQQ; encoded by the exons ATGATGACAGATCTCAGATACCCCATGAAGGACAACACAGTGCCATTTTGGGCTGTGCCG ATAATTGGTATCATTGGACCTATGCTTATCATCACTGCAATATATTTCAAGAGGAGGAATGTATATGATCTGCATCATGCCATACTAG GTCTCCTATTTTCAGTTCTTATCACTGCTGTTTTAACTGATGCGATCAAGGATGGTGTTGGGCGACCACGTCCAGATTTCTTTTGGCGCTGCTTCCCTGATGGAAAACCT GATTATAACAACTTCACTACGGGCGCCATATGCCATGGCAAGGCGAGTGTTATCAAAGAAGGTCATAAGAGCTTTCCAAGTGGTCATACTTCAT GGTCTTTTGCTGGCCTTGGCTTCCTTTCATGGTATCTAGCTGGTAAAATCAAAGTCTTTGATCGTAAAGGGCATGTTGCAAAACTCTGCATTGTCCTTtcccctctgcttcttgcagcCTTAGTGGCAGTTTCTCGAGTTGATGACTATTGGCATCATTGGCAAGATGTATGTACCGGTGGATTGCTTG GGCTGACGGTTGCTTCCATTTGCTACCTGCAGTTTTTTCCACTACCATCTGATGAAAATG GATTGTGGCCTCATGCATATTTCCGGCACATTCTTGAACCGGAGGGTGAGAACCAAGTGCAACCCACGTCCATGAGCCGCCGTAACTCCATTCATAATGGTTCCTTTCACGGTCCTGATGCTGTGGAAATGAGGAGCACGAGCCAAGCACTGGATTCCATGGAAGCTGGCCGAAGACAACAATGA
- the LOC120675374 gene encoding lipid phosphate phosphatase 2-like isoform X1 has translation MPAPAAPIRLGVPTPYITSHGSKVARLHMYDWIVLVLLAVLDGVLNIIEPFHRFVGSEMMTDLRYPMKDNTVPFWAVPIIGIIGPMLIITAIYFKRRNVYDLHHAILGLLFSVLITAVLTDAIKDGVGRPRPDFFWRCFPDGKPDYNNFTTGAICHGKASVIKEGHKSFPSGHTSWSFAGLGFLSWYLAGKIKVFDRKGHVAKLCIVLSPLLLAALVAVSRVDDYWHHWQDVCTGGLLGLTVASICYLQFFPLPSDENGLWPHAYFRHILEPEGENQVQPTSMSRRNSIHNGSFHGPDAVEMRSTSQALDSMEAGRRQQ, from the exons ATGCCAGCACCAGCCGCACCCATTCGTCTGGGAGTTCCAACTCCCTATATAACATCTCATGGATCCAAAGTTGCACGGCTACACATGTATGACTGGATTGTGCTAGTTCTTCTAGCTGTATTAGATGGAGTTCTTAATATAATAGAACCATTCCATCGATTTGTTGGATCAGAAATGATGACAGATCTCAGATACCCCATGAAGGACAACACAGTGCCATTTTGGGCTGTGCCG ATAATTGGTATCATTGGACCTATGCTTATCATCACTGCAATATATTTCAAGAGGAGGAATGTATATGATCTGCATCATGCCATACTAG GTCTCCTATTTTCAGTTCTTATCACTGCTGTTTTAACTGATGCGATCAAGGATGGTGTTGGGCGACCACGTCCAGATTTCTTTTGGCGCTGCTTCCCTGATGGAAAACCT GATTATAACAACTTCACTACGGGCGCCATATGCCATGGCAAGGCGAGTGTTATCAAAGAAGGTCATAAGAGCTTTCCAAGTGGTCATACTTCAT GGTCTTTTGCTGGCCTTGGCTTCCTTTCATGGTATCTAGCTGGTAAAATCAAAGTCTTTGATCGTAAAGGGCATGTTGCAAAACTCTGCATTGTCCTTtcccctctgcttcttgcagcCTTAGTGGCAGTTTCTCGAGTTGATGACTATTGGCATCATTGGCAAGATGTATGTACCGGTGGATTGCTTG GGCTGACGGTTGCTTCCATTTGCTACCTGCAGTTTTTTCCACTACCATCTGATGAAAATG GATTGTGGCCTCATGCATATTTCCGGCACATTCTTGAACCGGAGGGTGAGAACCAAGTGCAACCCACGTCCATGAGCCGCCGTAACTCCATTCATAATGGTTCCTTTCACGGTCCTGATGCTGTGGAAATGAGGAGCACGAGCCAAGCACTGGATTCCATGGAAGCTGGCCGAAGACAACAATGA
- the LOC120675374 gene encoding lipid phosphate phosphatase 2-like isoform X3 yields MPAPAAPIRLGVPTPYITSHGSKVARLHMYDWIVLVLLAVLDGVLNIIEPFHRFVGSEMMTDLRYPMKDNTVPFWAVPIIGIIGPMLIITAIYFKRRNVYDLHHAILGLLFSVLITAVLTDAIKDGVGRPRPDFFWRCFPDGKPDYNNFTTGAICHGKASVIKEGHKSFPSGHTSWSFAGLGFLSWYLAGKIKVFDRKGHVAKLCIVLSPLLLAALVAVSRVDDYWHHWADGCFHLLPAVFSTTI; encoded by the exons ATGCCAGCACCAGCCGCACCCATTCGTCTGGGAGTTCCAACTCCCTATATAACATCTCATGGATCCAAAGTTGCACGGCTACACATGTATGACTGGATTGTGCTAGTTCTTCTAGCTGTATTAGATGGAGTTCTTAATATAATAGAACCATTCCATCGATTTGTTGGATCAGAAATGATGACAGATCTCAGATACCCCATGAAGGACAACACAGTGCCATTTTGGGCTGTGCCG ATAATTGGTATCATTGGACCTATGCTTATCATCACTGCAATATATTTCAAGAGGAGGAATGTATATGATCTGCATCATGCCATACTAG GTCTCCTATTTTCAGTTCTTATCACTGCTGTTTTAACTGATGCGATCAAGGATGGTGTTGGGCGACCACGTCCAGATTTCTTTTGGCGCTGCTTCCCTGATGGAAAACCT GATTATAACAACTTCACTACGGGCGCCATATGCCATGGCAAGGCGAGTGTTATCAAAGAAGGTCATAAGAGCTTTCCAAGTGGTCATACTTCAT GGTCTTTTGCTGGCCTTGGCTTCCTTTCATGGTATCTAGCTGGTAAAATCAAAGTCTTTGATCGTAAAGGGCATGTTGCAAAACTCTGCATTGTCCTTtcccctctgcttcttgcagcCTTAGTGGCAGTTTCTCGAGTTGATGACTATTGGCATCATTG GGCTGACGGTTGCTTCCATTTGCTACCTGCAGTTTTTTCCACTACCATCTGA